Part of the Leptolyngbya sp. 'hensonii' genome is shown below.
CTGCAAAGGTGTTCGCTTCAATCTCTTGATATTTTTTGCCTTCTGATGCCTCCTTATCTCTAAAGAAAACTAGTGACTCATCAAAGAAAACATTAGCTAGTTGTCTATGCAGTAGATAATGCCCAAATTCATGTGCGATAGTGAATCGTTGCCTGTTGGGATGATGCTTTGAATTCACACCAATCACGGCGTGATCATTTTTAATGACTAACATCCCGGACACGATATCTTCCAATTCTTCCTTACGAATTAAAACCCCCTCTGAACGAACAATAGATTCAATATCAACAGGAATACTGTCACCGTAGTTTTTAAGTATTTTCAAGGCTTCTTTTTTAGCTTTAGACATTAGTATCTAGCTATTCTTTTAATAACTGTTGAATGAGTTCAGCACTCTTTGGTGGAACTGTTTTTACACGCCCACCAATTTCGATCGACATCTCACTTTTCTGAACAACATCTGTTCTGGATGGCAGAATTTCTGCCACCTCTGCACCTAAGACGGTACAAAGTTCATACAAAACGTGAAGGGGAGCTTTTTGCCGCCCAGCTTCAATATTGGTAATCGAGGTACGCAGAACACCGACTGCTTCCGCTAGCTGCCCTTGGGTCAGCTTTGCCTTAGAGCGGCGTTCTCGAATACGTTCACCAATTTGTTGGTAGAGAAGGTCTTCATTAACTCGCATGACTATAGAGTATGCGCTGACGCGAACCAATGTCAATGACATAAACATGTCAAGGTTGATGACATCTAATATAGATTATGTGGTTGACATTTGCTTTAGGTCTTTGTTAAGGTACGGGAAGATTGGCTACGGACGTAAAACGCTTAATGCAGCGTTTATAAGGTCTTAGCTGTCTACATATAGTGTTTTTGGAGAAGGAAAAATGACCAAGATGCACGAGATATACCGTGTTCAGGTTGACGGGCAAGCGCATACTGTAAATGACCCAATGATTACTGGAGCACAGCTTTTAGACGTTGTTGTAAAGCGTCCCCCCGATGAGTTTCTTGTTTTTCAGGTTCTTCGTAGTGGTCAGATGGAAGAGATTCGTCCAGATGAAACTGTAGATCTGCGTGAGCCGGGGATTGAAAAATTTATCACCTTCAAAAGTGATCGCTCGTTCCGCTTTGTAATTGA
Proteins encoded:
- a CDS encoding ImmA/IrrE family metallo-endopeptidase, with amino-acid sequence MSKAKKEALKILKNYGDSIPVDIESIVRSEGVLIRKEELEDIVSGMLVIKNDHAVIGVNSKHHPNRQRFTIAHEFGHYLLHRQLANVFFDESLVFFRDKEASEGKKYQEIEANTFAAELLMPESVLKERIIEQPLDAFDESDESALVKLAAELEVSVQALTIRLTRLGLITGLV
- a CDS encoding helix-turn-helix transcriptional regulator — protein: MRVNEDLLYQQIGERIRERRSKAKLTQGQLAEAVGVLRTSITNIEAGRQKAPLHVLYELCTVLGAEVAEILPSRTDVVQKSEMSIEIGGRVKTVPPKSAELIQQLLKE
- a CDS encoding multiubiquitin domain-containing protein encodes the protein MTKMHEIYRVQVDGQAHTVNDPMITGAQLLDVVVKRPPDEFLVFQVLRSGQMEEIRPDETVDLREPGIEKFITFKSDRSFRFVIDGRRFEWGAPLITGLKLKQLAGVDPQTYGVWLEVRGGEDRPVENTETVDLTAPGVERFFTGKKTTTEG